The nucleotide window TTGTGGCGCCGCGCGGATCCGGTTGCGGTTGTTTTTCGCGATGAAGGGATCGATCCAGGCTCCCAGCATTTGCGGACATCGTTGCAAATCGTCATCACGCCGTACGCCGAAGACCGGTATCGATTGCTGCGAAAACACCTCGGCCCCGCGACATCGCGAGCATTGATAACGTCCGATCCACCGTTGTTGTACGGTCAAGCGACGGTGCGAATGAGCGAAAGGACGAACATCAGCCACCTTATTCTGTTCGGGATTCGCGACGATCGGGTGGATTTTCGAATCGATCGCGGAAAGGTACGCCTGGACGATGCCGGGACATCTGGCTTGTATGCCAGTTCACGTGGTTTTCTGGCGATGCGTCCGGGACGGCTTGAGGTGTTGAAGATGTTGGCGTCGGTGCTGTTGAAGGGCGAGGAGTACGTCGCATCGAAGCCAGCGTCCGCACCAAAGAAATCGGGAATGATGCCACCACCTAATTTGTTGCCCGGCGGAAATCCAAGCGGTGCGTCCGCCATCATCTATCTGGGATGGGCGCTGTCCAAGATGCGTCCCAGTGACCCAGGGATGATGAAGTATGCATCGATGGTTGATCTGACCGATGAGCACTGCATTGTCGGTGATTCCGAGGAAACTCGGCAATGGACGCGGAAGCAGTTGGTCGAGACGTCGAACCGTGGGGCGCACCAAGCGTTTCTGACGATGAATCCGTTGCGTGGGTCCAAAGTCGAACCGTACATCCAAGCCTACACCTTCATGCAAGCACGTCACCATTCGACCCAGGGCGCGACTTGGTTGGACCGAATGGGATCATGGTTCCGTGTGCCCGAGGAATCCGCCAAACAACGTGTCCAAATGCTGCTTGGCGGTGACCTTGTGTGTCCTTTGGGCGGCGAATACGTTCATCAAATCCGCGACGGTGATTCTGCTTGGACCAGTACCCGCTGGGAATCCGAATCCGCGTTCGACGTGACCGCCGCCGATCCGCAGTGGCGTTTCCCCTTTTTGGATTGGCTGCAAGCTTTGCGTGTTGAATTCGACATGTCCAATAACACGCTGTACGCCACCGTGCATCTGGAAGTCGCCGACGGTGATCGCGACTTTGCTGGTATTCCAAGGGGAGTGATTGCCACCACGGACTTACCGTCATCGACGTCTCCAAACCAGGGGCTTGTCTCAAAGAATTTGACGACTCCCCTGGAGCAAGTCGCGACAGATTGGGTGCTGGGGGTGCGTGCGGCAGAGTTTGATCGTGGCGTTGTCATCACGCACGTCTATCCCAACAGCCCGGCACAACGGGTGGGGCTGCGAAACCAAGACATCGTGCTGGGGTTGGATGGAAACGACATCACCACATCCGATCAATTGCGCGAGCTCATTCGCCAGAGTCCGGATCGTTCATGGTGCCTGGTTCGGATTCAACGCGGCAGTGCGGTGCATCGCTATCGAGTGCATCTGCCGAAAGACTGATGAAGCGTTTGAATCTATCGGACGATCAGCACTGATGTGGGGCTGTGATGCAGAACGTGTCGTGACACGCTGCCCAACACGATGCGGTCCCAAGCACTTTGGTGGCTGTCGCCGGTGACGACCAACTGGCAATCCAGTGCATCGGCCTGTTCGACAATGGAGCGACCGATGTGTGAGGATTCGATCAGGCTGGTTTCGGCGGCGAAGCCTTTGTCCAGAAACTTTTGTTGTAAAGCTTTCAAGTGATCCGACGCGGCGTCCTTCGCCTGCTCCAGATAGCCGCGTGCACGCACCAGAATGTCTTGGCGATAGAACGTCATGATTTCTTGGACATGGACCAAGTGCAGTTTTGTCGATTCCGGCACCGCGATGCGGTCGATCCAGTCCAGGAACAAATCGTCGCTGGTGGGATTTCCGACGGCAATCAAAATGCGATCGGTCAGCTTTCCCTGTTCGCCTTGGGATGCATCATCTGAACTTCGCGTCACCAGGGCGCTACATTCGGCGTGCGTGGCCACGTGATCGGAAACACTGCCCAGCAGCACGCGTTCCAGTGCGCTATGGCCGACCGCACCGGTGACGATCAGATCCGCGTTTGATTCTTGCGCGTGGCGAGTCAGTTCGAATCCGGGCGGACCGACTGCGACGGTGGTCTTGATGGAACGAAATTGATCCTTGTGCTGATCCGCCAGGCGATTCAACGCTTCGCTGACCGCATCACGTTGTTCGGTGACCAAAAGCGGTACGTCCATGGGGAAACCGACACCGGAAAAATCATAGGTCGGCATCGGTACGACCACTTCGGTCAATTCGATGTCCATCTGATCGGCCCCGACCAGGACGGCCAATTGGTCCAGAGCAGCGATTGAGTGTGTCGATTGATCGATCGCGACCAAAACCTTCATCGGTCATTCCTTGTTTGTTTTCGTTCAAGCCGTGACGCAAAAAGTCGGCGTGGACCTGGGGTAACCCCAATAACACGAGGCACCGAGCGATTCTTGCCCGGAAAATTCAAGCGGAATCGGTTCGGTTGACTCTACAATGTTCCGGCCTCCCACTTCCCGACCTTTCGCCCCGATCAGGTGACCCCCATGCGTTGGTATGCCTTCTGTGCCGTCTTCATTCTATGCTTGCCGGCCGTCGCGGACGATCATGCGGATATGAAAAGACCGACGCTTCAAAAGAAAGCTTTGGGGATGAAGGCGGCTGAGAAGAAAGCGGCCGAATCCGAGTTGTCCGTGTACGAAGTCACCGTGGCTAGCCATCGCTTGACCGAAGCGGTCGATCCCGATCTGTCCAACACGGAGATTCTTCAATGGCTTGGCACCAAGGAAGGCCAGTCGAACGTCCAGTCGACGACCACGCTGCGACAATCGTGTGTGCAAGGAATGAAATCGTCGGTCCAGTTCGGTCGGCAGGTCGCGGTGGTCGAAGGCGAAGTTTCCACCGGACGCGGTGTCGTTTCTAAACGAATGGAACGGTACTCGGTGGGGTCGATGTGCCAGTGCATCATCAAACCACAAGGGAAGCAATTGTTGTTGGAAATCGATGTCGAGCATTCGCTCGTTGATGAAGCCGACGATGAATCGATGCCACCGGAAATTCGCAGCCAAACCATCAGCACGACCATCATCGTTGCCCCCGGGCAACCGGTTGTGATCGGCGGCGATGACCAGAACGTCATGGTGCTGACGGTTCGATGATCGAAGGCGGACGCCGGCCGGTTGCCGATGACACCCGGTTGTGGCGTTTTTGACTCAGGTGCAACCCGTTGCGTGCGCTACTTTCGCGGAGCGAAAGGCGACTTTGGCTGAGCCGGTTCGTAGTCCGCACCGAGGGAGCTTCCCGCAAGCTGAGTTACGGCGTGATTGCTTTAAATACGCGGAGCGAAAGGCGACTTTGGCAATGAGTCGGCGGCTAGACGCGCGTCAGGTACATGACGGCGAAATAGGATCGATCATCGGTCCAAAACGCTTTCGATTTCCATCCGGACCGTGCCGCCAATGCGGTGAAGCCTTCGCGGGTGTATTTATGCGAATACTCGGTTCGAATTGATTCGCCGTCATCGAAACAGAAGGTCTTTCCACCGATCGATACCTTTTGCTTTCCGCGACTGACCAAGTGCATTTCGATCCGGTGGTACCGGCGATTGTAGAACGACCGGTGCTCGAATGCATCGATGTCAAAGTCGGCACCCAGTTCTTGATTCATCCGGTGCAAGAGGTTGATGTTGAATGCCGCCGTGACGCCTTGGGCATCGTCATAGGCGGCTTCCAAAACTGCCACGTCTTTCTGCAAATCAAAGCCGATCAACAACCCGTCACCCTGCTCGGCCTCGTCGGCCATTTTTGACAATAGGGCCTCGGCATCGTCGGCGTCGAAATTCCCAATCGTTGAACCGGGAAAGTAATAGCATCGCCGGGTCGCGCCCCGGTCGGGCGGCAGATCGAACGGCTGGGTAAAGTCGGCGACGACGGGATGAATCGCCAGCGATTGAAATTCGCTACGCAAGTCGTCCGCGGTGGCGTGCAAGTGTTCTTCGCTAATGTCGACCGGGACGTAGTCGTGCGGCTCGATCAGGTGCCGCAGCAGGATGCGTGTTTTGACGCTGCTGCCGCTGCCGTATTCCACCAACCGGACGCCTTGGCCGATGTGGCGTACCATCGGGTCGATGTCGCGTCGCATGATGGTTGCTTCGGTGCGTGTTGGATAGTACTCCGGCAATTCACAGATCGCATCGAAAAGCTGGGATCCACGCTGGTCGTAAAAGTACTTCGACGGGATCGATTTTCGATCAGCCGACAAGCCTTGCATCACGTCGCTCAAGAATTCCTGCTGTTCTGGGGTCGACGCGATGGCGCAGGTGGACGCCACGGCGGGGCTGGGGCTGTCGGCAATACTCATGGGCTGGACACGCTTGCGAGTTGAAAAGGATCAAAACGACCAGTGCCGGCCCGAAGCACGGGCGGCATTCGATCGATTCGGTGGTGAAATGTTATAGCTTTGTGGGGCGTAAAGTGCTCTCACGCGTCCGTCGTGGTGCGTCGGCTTCCCATGGACAAACCGGTTGTGGCGGGTGGGCACGCCCCAATGACCAAATCACGTGCATCATTTAATCTGTGGGTGCAAATTCGAGGCCGAGATTTCTGGTCCCATCGATTTTGGCAATGTGCCCGAAACGCGTTGCCGCAGGGGGAATTTCGTGCCCGAACCCTGATTGCTGATGCTCGATTGATTTCAAAGTCCAATCGATTCCGCCATGGGGTACCAATGGGTCCCCGCGATCATCTTCCGCCAAACCAATCGGAGCCATGAAATGACTGTGAAGAAAGTTGGAATTCTGACCGCCGGCGGCTTGGCGCCGTGTTTGTCCAGCGCGATCGGCAGCCTGATCGAATCGTACACCTCCAAAGCGCCGGACGTTGAAATCATCTGTTACCGCGCCGGTTACAAAGGGTTGCTGCAAGGCGACAGCTTTGTCGTGACCCCGGCAATCCGTGACAAGGCCGACGTGTTGAAGAAGCACGGGGGCAGCCCGATCGGCAACAGCCGGGTGAAATTGACCAACGTCGCCGATTGCGTCAAACGTGGTTTGGTCCAAGAGGGCCAAGACCCGCTGCACGTGGCGGCCGAGCGTTTGAAGACAGACCAGGTCGATGTTCTGCACACGATCGGTGGCGACGATACGAACACCGCGGCAGCCGACTTGGCCGCTTACCTGCACGAGAACGGTTACGAGTTGACCGTCGTCGGGCTGCCCAAAACGATCGACAACGATGTGATTCCGATCCGCCAAAGCTTGGGGGCTTGGACGGCCGCGGAACAGGGCGCTCGATTCTTTGAAAATGTGGTGGCCGAACACAACGCCAACCCGCGAATGCTGATCGTTCACGAAGTGATGGGACGCAATTGCGGATGGCTGACCGCGGCAACGGCGGTGAAGTACCGCGAGATGTTGGACGAACTGGACTTCTTACCGGAATCAGGGCTCAGCCGCGAACGCAAAGAAGTGCACGGGGTGTTCATTCCCGAAATGCACTTCGATTTGGAAAAGGAAGCTGAGCGGCTGAAGGGCATCATGGACGAAATCGATTGCGTCAACATCTTCATCAGTGAAGGTGCGGGTGTGGACACGATCGTGCAAGAAATGGAATCCCGCGGCGAAGAAGTCCCCAAGGATGCGTTCGGTCACTACAAGCTGGATGCGGTGAACCCGGGCAAATGGTTCGGTAAACAGTTCGCAGAAATGTTGGGTGCCGAGAAGACGTTGATTCAAAAGAGCGGTTACTTCAGCCGTGCGGCGCCGTCCAACGCTGCGGATCTGGATCTGATTTCCACCTGTGCGGACAAAGCGGTCGATTGTGCGCTGGCCGGTGATGGCGGCGTGATCGGTCACGATGAAGACCAAGGGGATGAACTACGTGCGATCGAGTTCACTCGGATCAAGGGTGGTAAGCCATTCGATATCGACCAGCCGTGGTTCGACGACTTGTTGAAGGGAATCGGTCAACCCAAGGGTGAAGCGGTCGCTGTGGAACACCATTGATCGGGTGCCCTCGGGCGGCTTTCTATGCTGCTTGTCAGGAACGGTTTTGTAAGCCGTACCAAGGATGCTACCAGCGATCGATGATGCGGTGCGATTGGCAGATTTGCGCTGAAGCCTAATTCGTGCGATGCTTTCGCGCGGCGATAGGCGACTTGGAGGCAAGGCGGCTGGCAATCTGCGTTGACTTTTCCGGTTGTACGGGAAAACACAATCGCAACGATTCAGCACGCCGACTTGAACACTGTTAACACCAGGTTCAATTGCTTCCCCGAAGACGTCGGCGTCGGATGTGTCGTGAAACCCAGCCCCCTGTGGCTCGCTCTGCTCACATCGCTTCGTTCGCGGGGGGCGTTCGGTACGCGATACTGGCCGCAATGATCCTGGTCTTCGGGTCGAACCATCGTGTAACGGGCGACGAATCCATGGAAACGCTGGTCGATGTGACCGGCGATCCGATCGCTGACATGACGCCGCTGTGGGCCGAACCAGCGGTGGTTCCCGTTAGTTTCTGCGAGCCTTGTGTGCCGGCCGAAGCGAAGCCGACGACGCTTAACATCGGCGAATTCACACTGCGTCCCTACGGCACCGTTTGGTCGGATCTGGTGTACGCGACTAGCCGCACGGTGCCGGGGCGATTCGCCCTGTGGGTGGCATCGGAAGAAGATCAGGGGGAACCGGCGCTGGAGCTGGATGCCCGTCGCAGCCGTATCGGTCTGGAGGTCGCCGGGCCACAGATCGACTGGTGCGGCGGCATGGACACCGGGGCCCGGTTCGAAGTCGATTTCTTGGGCAACTTCACCACCGACAACCAACCCGATGTGCGATTGCGGCACGTGTACTGGGAAGCCAAGAACGATCGCAATCGAGTTTTAGGTGGGCAGACTTGGGATGTCGTTTCGCCGCTGATTCCCAACACGGTCAACTTTTCCATCTCGTGGGCGGCCGGGAACGTTGGGTTTCGCAGGAACCAATTTCGCTGGGAACGCTATATCAGCTCCGGTGCAACGACTTGGACGCTTCAGGCGGCGATTGCACAAAATGTCATTCAAGACTTGGCGACTGGGTTCAGTTCCACCGGAGTGACTCGTGAAACCGGTGATTGGCCGATGATCCAGGCTCGGTCCGCCGTGACGTTCGATGACATCGCGGTCGGCGGCAACACGATGATTCTGGGCGTATCGGGGCACATCGGTGAAACCGGTTTTGACTTTGCCACCGGGCATCCCGCCAATCCGGCGCTGGGGCCCGAAGACGATGTACGTCTGAGGACATGGTCGTTCAACGCGGAGGCTCGCGTGCCACTGACGCAGCGGTGGAGCGTTCAGGGGGAATTTTTCACCGGATCGAACCTCAGCAACATTCTGGGCGGGATCGCTCAGGGTGTCTGTCCCTGCTTGCGAGTTCCGATCCGGTCCACCGGTGGATGGGGGGAATTGACTTATGCCTGGTCGCCAAAGCTGAGCAGCCACGTGGGGTACAGCATCGATGATCCGAACGATAACGACAGTCTGATCGGCCGGACGAAGAACGATGTGATTTACGCGAATTGTATCTATCGGGTCAGCGACCGTCTGACGACCGGACTGGAGGTCAGTTCATGGAAGACCGAATATCACAATCGTACCGACGAACCGGGTTTTACCTTCGTC belongs to Crateriforma spongiae and includes:
- a CDS encoding universal stress protein, which encodes MKVLVAIDQSTHSIAALDQLAVLVGADQMDIELTEVVVPMPTYDFSGVGFPMDVPLLVTEQRDAVSEALNRLADQHKDQFRSIKTTVAVGPPGFELTRHAQESNADLIVTGAVGHSALERVLLGSVSDHVATHAECSALVTRSSDDASQGEQGKLTDRILIAVGNPTSDDLFLDWIDRIAVPESTKLHLVHVQEIMTFYRQDILVRARGYLEQAKDAASDHLKALQQKFLDKGFAAETSLIESSHIGRSIVEQADALDCQLVVTGDSHQSAWDRIVLGSVSRHVLHHSPTSVLIVR
- a CDS encoding type II and III secretion system protein → MRWYAFCAVFILCLPAVADDHADMKRPTLQKKALGMKAAEKKAAESELSVYEVTVASHRLTEAVDPDLSNTEILQWLGTKEGQSNVQSTTTLRQSCVQGMKSSVQFGRQVAVVEGEVSTGRGVVSKRMERYSVGSMCQCIIKPQGKQLLLEIDVEHSLVDEADDESMPPEIRSQTISTTIIVAPGQPVVIGGDDQNVMVLTVR
- the egtD gene encoding L-histidine N(alpha)-methyltransferase — translated: MSIADSPSPAVASTCAIASTPEQQEFLSDVMQGLSADRKSIPSKYFYDQRGSQLFDAICELPEYYPTRTEATIMRRDIDPMVRHIGQGVRLVEYGSGSSVKTRILLRHLIEPHDYVPVDISEEHLHATADDLRSEFQSLAIHPVVADFTQPFDLPPDRGATRRCYYFPGSTIGNFDADDAEALLSKMADEAEQGDGLLIGFDLQKDVAVLEAAYDDAQGVTAAFNINLLHRMNQELGADFDIDAFEHRSFYNRRYHRIEMHLVSRGKQKVSIGGKTFCFDDGESIRTEYSHKYTREGFTALAARSGWKSKAFWTDDRSYFAVMYLTRV
- a CDS encoding pyrophosphate--fructose-6-phosphate 1-phosphotransferase produces the protein MTVKKVGILTAGGLAPCLSSAIGSLIESYTSKAPDVEIICYRAGYKGLLQGDSFVVTPAIRDKADVLKKHGGSPIGNSRVKLTNVADCVKRGLVQEGQDPLHVAAERLKTDQVDVLHTIGGDDTNTAAADLAAYLHENGYELTVVGLPKTIDNDVIPIRQSLGAWTAAEQGARFFENVVAEHNANPRMLIVHEVMGRNCGWLTAATAVKYREMLDELDFLPESGLSRERKEVHGVFIPEMHFDLEKEAERLKGIMDEIDCVNIFISEGAGVDTIVQEMESRGEEVPKDAFGHYKLDAVNPGKWFGKQFAEMLGAEKTLIQKSGYFSRAAPSNAADLDLISTCADKAVDCALAGDGGVIGHDEDQGDELRAIEFTRIKGGKPFDIDQPWFDDLLKGIGQPKGEAVAVEHH